A genomic stretch from Plasmodium reichenowi strain SY57 chromosome 2, whole genome shotgun sequence includes:
- a CDS encoding DEAD/DEAH box helicase, putative produces the protein MINSDNKSMDDNKESISKEYKTHDMMIEGEKERKNKIIKEYIKNMNEEDFLYLSEHLKIRVDNEIFMSQELNDYINKHIDIICELHFKNFRYPKTHMKKVFIDLTLKLKYLRHLEYLKRKKKKDKENKSKSKKEKNNKNEKDDEMENKKNDEMENKKDEEINENMDKVMENQLNQSNIYNKDTIRKNTNNLKDQKDVSNKNILDDNKDIVELKLQDISSGYSETSCKSINSIENVNSSSTSSCDDDSSFLFSCSSDCDEETSDEEILSTISFDKKEMSTLKSLEKAKNVYFAYINKKFKKYNILDHFNMNFLERLNYYFGNITWKDNNLKQINEYENRIKEFLSNEENVKKIELNQSKLRSDILNSMFGFHIINETHPMKLPIKNMNNLSYQNTNVDNIYAYKSNTNKYRVHTKLNQLYETNDNIRNMNYYKTIEYMNSENNIKNMNILNEWTNFMDQNINIESTSPEQHKKGNRKKKINTKKLYHNDNNNNNNNYNNNNNNNCIYGEHHNVKHKKKKSTSKSKHIFRSNEVSIHFNDDIKKIEHVAKKELQEYIKQIHNKSKIHNNISSLKQYMLITNWKELTKHNNYMTLLSEEKKRNSKILANLCYNQMKAIDQKRKMILEKEERERMKLLKDNDIEAYMKLIKTAKNKRLQELLDVTEQFLNNMSKCVLYQKKETYQESSKQNFHGVINHKNEDNEKCHKNYNSKDNNNILQSVHNLTTHGQQNGYNNIKGYDTMSEHNENNTKIGNYKNARENYYNISHVVKEKVKQPSILIGGELMKYQLEGLEWLVSLYNNNLHGILADEMGLGKTIQTISLFAYLKEFKNNINVKNLIIVPLSTLPNWISEFNRWCPSLNVITYRGNKLERKHIAKKLLEQTFDICITTFDLVIKEKSFLMKISWNYIVVDEGHRMKNNKSRFHVFLSEFKSKYRILLTGTPLQNNLSELWSLLNFLLPKIFSSCVDFEKWFVKSLHNEKDVYEHITEEEQLLIINRLHSVLLPFMLRRVKKDVLKSLPKKYEYNIHIELSLYQKILYKQIQTKGFKQVNHNGSITTKIFQNIVMQLRKIVNHPYLFLYDYNIDENIIKCSGKFEVLDRMLPKLLKFKHKVLIFSQMTKLMNILCDYLEFRGYKYHRLDGNIGLQERKKIIDQFNNNVEYKKDEGEQPNCEMPGNENIKMISNENMNKSGNENMNMSGNENMNMSGNENMNMSGNEHIKMISSQNEKDTSSQNVLISESQNEKGTSSQNVLISESQNVKISELKKEEINDFQIMDDKNVNGGNEDAMIFILSTRSGSLGLNLQTADTVIIFDSDFNPHQDIQAMCRCHRIGQKNVVKVFRFITLSGVEELVFKKAQHKLSINDKVIQAGLFNKIYNDEDRQNKLKDIIQRNQKNDMTAHPTNPLLLNYYMKRNEEELEYFLDFDKRYFGEQYFSLLNTLNVENVDSGQFTYMSEDEKEESETYLSSIIKKEKKEEEGEDDEEDQRDRNKEEDKDEDEDKDEDKYEDKGEDKDKGEDKDKGEDKDKDKDKGEDKDKDKEEEKKRKHILNNHNNEIKNGSSINEGVKGKILDEYCNNNTKCVKVSNGRLIFKRKHDTDDLQCEDEKIKENEEYDVDNIIQNKNNKRLKMEYQKDDKDDDINSNIHVDEKKKKKKIYMSSEKDDTKEYSDTHDPYINDKMQVKDEEDYYGFILKEENQNDIEKILIKSNKLINKDELPAYLFYDDTNDSPDKINLKRSRKVININLMQEEKLTEKQFLKLIDSSSPKVLSSVEKDLGRNKKDIVKSDVEHNNDITTIEKVKDREEIKEEHLEETKNTSSLNINDLEINKTLTNENVHSTKKSPYNMRSSKRRSDTSSTYMETSIRKRNEKDIHICFKKGNVLTKGKKRNNSMEQTKQECHVDDENKKRVKKRKGSQ, from the coding sequence atgattaACAGTGATAACAAAAGTATGGACGATAATAAGGAGAGTATTTCGAAAGAATACAAAACACATGATATGATGATAGAAGgagaaaaagaaagaaagaacaagataataaaagaatatataaaaaatatgaatgaagAAGATTTCTTATATCTAAGTgaacatttaaaaataagagtagataatgaaatatttatgtcTCAAGAATTAAATGACTATattaataaacatattgatataatatgtgaattacattttaaaaactTTAGATATCCTAAAACTCATATGAAAAAGGTCTTTATCGATCTTACCTTGAAACTTAAATATTTAAGACATTTGGAATAtttgaaaagaaaaaaaaaaaaagataaagaaaataaaagtaaaagtaaaaaggaaaaaaacaataaaaatgaaaaggaTGATGAaatggaaaataaaaaaaatgatgaaatggaaaataaaaaggacgaagaaataaatgaaaatatggACAAAGTCATGGAAAATCAATTAAATcaaagtaatatatataacaaagatacaataagaaaaaacacaaataatttaaaagatCAAAAAGATGTAtctaataaaaatatattagatgataataaagatatagTTGAATTAAAATTACAAGATATCTCATCAGGATACTCTGAAACATCTTGTAAATCTATAAATTCTATAGAAAATGTAAATTCTTCATCAACATCGAGCTGTGATGATGATAGTAgctttttattttcttgtTCTTCTGATTGTGATGAAGAAACATCGGACGAAGAAATTTTGTCAACAATAAGTtttgataaaaaagaaatgtCTACATTAAAAAGTTTGGAAAAAGctaaaaatgtatattttgcttatataaataagaaatttaaaaaatataatatattagatCATTTTAATATGAATTTCCTTGAACgattaaattattattttggTAATATAACTTGgaaagataataatttaaaacaaataaatgaatatgaaaatagaataaaagaatttttgtcaaatgaagaaaatgtgaaaaaaattgaatTAAATCAAAGTAAATTAAGATCtgatattttaaattcCATGTTTGGattccatattattaatgaaACACATCCAATGAAATTAccaataaaaaatatgaacaacTTATCTTATCAAAATACAAACgtagataatatatatgcttATAAATCAAacacaaataaatatcGTGTGCACACAAAGCTTAATCAGCTATATGAAACTAATGAcaatataagaaatatgaattattataaaactattgaatatatgaattctgaaaataatataaaaaatatgaacattTTAAATGAATGGACAAATTTTATGgatcaaaatataaacattgAATCAACATCTCCAGAACAGcataaaaaaggaaatagaaaaaaaaaaattaacacaaaaaaattatatcacaatgataacaataataataataataattataataataataataataataattgtatatatgGAGAACATCATAATGTgaaacataaaaaaaaaaaatcaacATCTAAATCCAAACACATTTTTAGGAGTAATGAAGTATCCATACATtttaatgatgatataaaaaaaattgaacATGTTGCAAAAAAGGAATTACAAGAATATATCAAACAAATTCATAACAAATCAAAAATTCATAACAACATATCTAGTTTGAAAcaatatatgttaattaCAAATTGGAAAGAACTAActaaacataataattacatGACCTTATTATctgaagaaaaaaaaaggaattCCAAAATATTGGCAAACTTATGTTATAACCAAATGAAAGCTATAGATcaaaaaaggaaaatgatcttagaaaaagaagaaagagaaagaatgaaattattaaaagataatGATATAGAAGCTTATATGAAGTTAATTAAAACAGCTAAAAATAAACGTTTACAAGAATTATTAGATGTAACCGAacaatttttaaataatatgtcCAAATGTGTTTTataccaaaaaaaagagaCATATCAAGAATCATCAAAACAAAACTTCCATGGTGTTataaatcataaaaatgaagacAATGAAAAATgtcataaaaattataattcgaaagacaataataatattcttcAAAGTGTACATAATTTAACAACACATGGACAACAAAATGgatataacaatataaaagGATATGACACAATGTCTGAACATAATGAAAACAATACAAAAATAGGTAATTATAAGAATGCTAGagaaaattattataatatttctcATGTTGTTAAAGAAAAAGTAAAACAACCATCCATTCTTATAGGTGGAGAATTAATGAAATATCAACTAGAAGGTTTAGAATGGCTAgtttctttatataataataatttacatGGTATTCTAGCCGATGAAATGGGTTTAGGAAAAACTATACAAACCATTAGTTTATTTGCATATTTGaaagaatttaaaaataatattaacgttaaaaatttaattattgTACCCTTATCTACACTTCCTAATTGGATTAGCGAATTTAATAGATGGTGTCCATCCTTGAATGTTATAACATACAGAGGAAATAAATTAGAAAGAAAACATATTGctaaaaaattattagaaCAAACCTTTGATATATGTATTACTACATTTGATTTAGTTATAAAAGAgaaatcatttttaatgaaaatatcATGGAATTATATAGTTGTTGATGAAGGACATCgaatgaaaaataataaatcacGTTTTCATGTATTCTTATCAGAATTTAAAAGTAAATATCGTATACTATTAACTGGAACTCcattacaaaataatttatcaGAATTGTGGTCTCTTcttaattttcttttaccaaaaatattttcttcatgTGTAGATTTCGAAAAATGGTTTGTTAAATCATTACATAACGAAAAAGACGTTTATGAACATATTACAGAAGAAGAACAacttttaattataaacaGACTACATAGTGTACTCTTACCTTTTATGTTAAGAAGAGTTAAAAAAGATGTTCTAAAATCATTACccaaaaaatatgaatataatatacatattgAATTATCACtatatcaaaaaatattatataaacaaatacAAACCAAAGGATTCAAACAAGTTAATCATAATGGATCTATaacaacaaaaatatttcaaaatattGTCATGCAATTAAGAAAAATTGTTAATCATCCatacttatttttatatgattataacattgatgaaaatataattaaatgtAGTGGCAAATTTGAAGTCCTTGATCGTATGCTACCCAAACTTTTGAAATTTAAACATAAAGTCCTCATATTCTCACAGATGACAAAACTTATGAACATTCTATGTGACTACCTTGAATTTAGGggatataaatatcataGACTGGATGGAAACATTGGACTCCAagagagaaaaaaaattatcgaccaatttaataataatgtggAATATAAGAAGGATGAAGGAGAACAGCCAAATTGTGAAATGCCAGgtaatgaaaatattaaaatgataagtaatgaaaatatgaacaagTCAGGTAATGAAAACATGAACATGTCAGgtaatgaaaatatgaacatgtcaggtaatgaaaatatgaacatGTCAGGTAATgaacatattaaaatgataagtagccaaaatgaaaaagataCGAGTAGCCaaaatgttttaatttCGGAGAgtcaaaatgaaaaaggTACGAGTAGCCaaaatgttttaatttCGGAGAGCCAAAATGTCAAAATATCCGAACTCAAAAAGGAAGAAATTAATGATTTCCAAATTATGGACGACAAAAACGTCAATGGCGGAAACGAAGATGCAATGATATTTATTCTGTCTACAAGATCAGGAAGTTTGGGTTTAAATTTACAGACAGCTGACACggtaataatatttgaCAGCGATTTTAATCCTCATCAAGATATTCAAGCGATGTGTAGGTGTCATAGGATAGGTCAGAAAAATGTGGTGAAGGTATTTCGATTTATTACACTATCAGGAGTAGAGGAGTTGGTTTTTAAAAAGGCTCAGCACAAGCTGAGTATAAATGATAAGGTAATTCAGGCAGGTTtgtttaataaaatatataatgatgagGATAGGCAGAATAAATTGAAGGATATAATTCAAAGaaatcaaaaaaatgatatgaCAGCGCATCCTACCAAtccattattattaaattattatatgaagaGGAATGAAGAAGAATTAGAATATTTCCTCGATTTCGATAAACGTTATTTTGGGGAGcaatatttttcattattaaataCTTTGAATGTAGAAAATGTAGATAGTGGACAGTTTACTTATATGAGTGAAGATGAGAAGGAAGAAAGTGAAACATATTTGAGCtcaattataaaaaaggaaaagaagGAAGAGGAGGGAGAAGACGATGAGGAAGATCAAAGGGATAGGaataaagaagaagatAAAGATGAAGATGAAGATAAAGATGAAGATAAATATGAAGATAAAGGTGAAGATAAAGATAAAGGTGAAGATAAAGATAAAGGTGAAGATAAAGATAAAGATAAAGATAAAGGTGAAGATAAAgataaagataaagaagaagagaaaaagagaaaacatatattgaataatcataataatgaaataaaaaatggaaGTAGTATAAATGAAGGAGTTAAAGGGAAAATATTGGATGaatattgtaataataatacgAAATGCGTAAAGGTATCAAACGGCCgattaatatttaaaagaaaacatGATACTGATGATTTACAATGTgaagatgaaaaaataaaagaaaatgaagagTATGATGTggataatataatacaaaataagaataataaaaggtTAAAAATGGAATATCAAAAGGATGATAAGGATGATGACATAAATAGTAATATACATGtggatgaaaaaaaaaaaaaaaaaaagatttaCATGTCAAGTGAGAAAGATGATACAAAGGAATATTCAGATACCCATGAtccatatataaatgaCAAGATGCAAGTAAAAGATGAAGAAGATTATTACggttttattttaaaagaagaaaatcAAAACGATATAGAAAAGATATTAATTAAAagtaataaattaataaataaagatgaaTTACCAgcttatttattttatgatgATACAAATGATTCTCCAGATAAGATAAATCTTAAGAGGTCACGaaaagtaataaatattaatttgaTGCAAGAAGAGAAATTAACAGAAAAGCAATTTCTTAAATTGATCGATTCATCATCACCTAAAGTATTATCAAGTGTGGAAAAAGATTTAGgtagaaataaaaaagatatagTAAAATCTGACGTGGAACATAACAATGATATAACAACAATAGAAAAAGTAAAAGATAGAGAAGAGATAAAAGAAGAACATCTTGAGGAAACAAAAAACACATCatcattaaatataaacgatttagaaattaataaaacTCTAACAAACGAAAATGTTCATAGTACAAAAAAAAGTCCTTATAATATGAGAAGTTCTAAAAGAAGAAGTGACACTTCATCAACGTATATGGAAACAAGTATAAGAAAGAGAAATGAGAAAGATATTCACATATGTTTCAAAAAAGGAAATGTCTTAAcaaagggaaaaaaaagaaataatagTATGGAGCAAACTAAACAAGAATGTCATGTggatgatgaaaataagaaaagaGTTAAAAAGAGAAAAGGTTCCCAgtaa
- a CDS encoding palmitoyltransferase, putative (part of same gene as PRSY57_0214800B~gap found within coding sequence): protein MKITSKKFLLKLYKSFYILITYVIIVQCIYLCNKLISTFQIKIRIISFLSFWFTKCMIIWCHIKCLCTNPGFLNET from the exons ATGAAGATAACTTCGAAAAAATTCCTTTTAAAGTTATATAAAtccttttatattttaata acatatgttataattgttcaatgcatatatttatgtaacAAGTTAATATCAACCTTTCA gataaaaattagaatcatatcttttttatctttttgGTTTACAAAATGTATGATAATATGGTGTCACATCAAATGTCTTTGCACAAATCCTGGATTTTTAAATGAAACAT
- a CDS encoding palmitoyltransferase, putative (part of same gene as PRSY57_0214800A~gap found within coding sequence), with the protein FWINSCVGLYNQKYFILLNFYTLLLCCNIAFILLYKIITCFKMKNRAQKEMCIITKLDIYLIVINMICSLLFGMFSMIMLVDQYCAIKTNTTGIELLKNIKGEVKPFQESLIEVFGQPFSYLWFLPVDKKLKKECFNK; encoded by the exons GCTTTTGGATAAATAGTTGCGTAGGTTTATATAACcagaaatattttatccTTTTAAATTTT TATACTTTATTGCTATGTTGTAATATAGCTTTTATTCTCctatataaaattataacatgttttaaaatgaaaaatagggctcaaaaagaaatg tgcataataacaaaattggatatatatcttatagta ataaatatgatatgTTCCTTATTATTTGGAATGTTCTCTATGATTATGCTGGTTGACCAATATTGTGCAATAAAAACAAACACAACAg GTATAGaacttttaaaaaatataaaaggaGAAGTAAAACCTTTTCAAGAGTCATTAATTGAAGTATTTGGACAACCTTTCTCTTATTTAtg GTTTTTACCAGTAGATAAAAAACTAAAGAAAGaatgttttaataaatga
- a CDS encoding origin recognition complex subunit 5, putative, with protein MYKIKNNESDINSDDCNETAQECIYGFSSPKKSRKESTIFVQNNDDTCSSNNIYEKKTCSNTSASSVKKYDEKEQSLCSDINNYNKVNIEGLKINERNYDRINNSEEETNINGNNDDDDDDDGDDGDDDDNDDDNDDDNDDNNNDDDNNNNDDNNNNDDNNNDDDEDVDDFEDIKENDEYKDPTYSDIYKEAKKCNIRCENIMNSSVNKKNLEEINESEHLNSSDNSMTSSSEESYSEELDKDENLYDEELNEIIEEGYFKELIPAIPHDILQSYISCLKICGFERQVQLHRLINLLGDLRDPISVIQILGLPGMGKTKVVKNFIKLTNVPFAYVNCLMAVYQSGRSAKNVIYHTILKDLSINLLNEFNEYKRINNITNYSYDPTKLVPNHVSNTDNFFSILHKLLSFKPEDIQNNKTTTENTRSPSNSNNNKKKKEQNDSTSKNSKEECNNNDDDDINNKNNFNNNSNNVRFNSNTNYYKDKLYDRSVVFILDNIRYLVRTHPDLFYALTRIHEYIKGPYNDVTKANKTTRGLCIILINRSPLPDEIFDGLPQPPTVWFDSYTSEMCKNILYRLYNSMCFESLLTYNDKDLKIYFVKHNKNEFLIKRNDVILENDVIYDIWCRYVDYIINVSYKDYKSDFHELLFICSHMWPLFIKPILDGVLEPIVENMNALQRNIDTHIRVATYNHSSHFTFELIDSVFLNENNLKNKIDLSFYSKILLVGAYLASRNLPLTDKRFFNATVKGGAFTLPKKRKGKNKNESILTLLSRSIPKNFTFIRWLCLTDCLLVCFFDEQLILNSLICQQINTLIQLGFISFSSPNNLSCLVRNSLMNGVQWSGYCGSALLNTTTNFSSLTNNIFCETHNSMTYESLDPYTKLVIQVPEETIRNISKEMKIPLDELII; from the coding sequence atgtataaaataaaaaataacgAGAGTGATATTAATTCCGATGATTGTAATGAAACAGCGCAGGAATGTATATATGGATTCAGTTCTCCAAAAAAGAGTAGAAAGGAATCAACAATTTTTGTGCAGAATAATGATGACACTTGTAGTAGTaacaatatttatgaaaagaaaacatGCAGTAATACTAGCGCAAGCAGtgttaaaaaatatgacGAAAAAGAACAAAGCTTATGTTctgatataaataattacaaCAAAGTGAATATCGAAGgattaaaaataaatgaaagGAATTATGATAGGATAAATAATTCTGAAGAAGAAACAAACATTAATGgtaataatgatgatgatgatgatgatgatggTGATGATggtgatgatgatgataatgatgatgataatgatgatgataatgatgataataataatgatgatgataataataacaatgatgataataataacaatgatgataataataatgatgatgatgaagatgTTGATGATTTTgaagatataaaagaaaatgatgaatataaagATCCTACTTATTCAGATATCTATAAAGAAGCAAAGAAATGTAATATACGTTgtgaaaatattatgaacaGTTCCGTTAATAAGAAGAATTtagaagaaataaatgaatCGGAACACCTGAACAGTTCAGATAATAGTATGACTTCATCATCAGAAGAAAGTTATTCTGAAGAATTAGATAAAGatgaaaatttatatgatgaGGAGTTGAATGAAATAATAGAAGAAGgatattttaaagaattaatACCAGCTATACCACATGATATATTACaatcatatatatcttgtttaaaaatatgtggTTTTGAAAGACAAGTACAATTACATAgattaataaatttattagGTGATTTACGAGATCCAATATCGGTAATACAAATTTTAGGTTTACCTGGTATGGGAAAAACCAAAGTagtaaaaaattttataaaattaacaaATGTACCTTTTGCTTATGTGAATTGTTTAATGGCAGTTTATCAATCTGGTAGATCAGCAAAAAATGTAATTTATCATACCATTTTAAAAGATTTAAGTATAAATCTTCTTAATGAATTTAATGAgtataaaagaataaataatataacaaattatTCTTACGACCCAACAAAATTAGTTCCTAATCATGTTTCAAATActgataatttttttagtATATTACATAAGCTTCTTTCTTTTAAGCCCGAAgatattcaaaataataaaacaacCACAGAAAATACTAGGAGCCCTTctaatagtaataataataaaaaaaaaaaggaacaAAATGATAGCACAAGTAAAAATTCAAAAGAGGAATGTaacaataatgatgatgatgatattaataataaaaacaattttaataataatagtaataatgTTAGATTTAATTCAAATACgaattattataaagataaattatatgatagatcagttgtatttatattagaTAATATAAGATATTTAGTTAGGACTCATCctgatttattttatgcTTTAACAAGAATacatgaatatattaaaggTCCATATAATGATGTTACAAAAGCAAATAAAACCACAAGAGGTTTgtgtataatattaattaatagATCTCCATTACCTGATGAAATATTCGATGGATTACCGCAACCCCCAACCGTTTGGTTTGATTCATATACATCTGAAATgtgtaaaaatatattatatcgattatataattctatGTGCTTTGAATCtttattaacatataatgataaagatttaaagatttattttgtaaaacataataaaaatgaatttcttattaaaagaaatgatGTGATCTTAGAAAATGATgtaatatatgatatatgGTGTAGATATGTagattatattattaatgttTCCTATAAAGATTATAAAAGTGATTTTcatgaattattatttatatgttcaCATATGTGGCCGTTATTTATTAAACCAATATTAGATGGAGTATTAGAACCAATTGTAGAAAATATGAATGCCTTACAAAGAAATATAGATACACATATTCGTGTAGCTACATATAACCATTCTAGTCATTTTACTTTTGAATTAATCGATTCGGTTTTcttaaatgaaaataatttaaaaaataaaattgatttatctttttattcTAAAATTTTATTAGTAGGAGCTTATCTAGCTTCAAGAAATTTACCTTTAACAGATAAAAGATTTTTCAATGCAACAGTAAAAGGAGGGGCATTTACATtaccaaaaaaaagaaaaggaaaaaataaaaatgaatcTATTTTAACATTATTAAGTAGATCCATACCTAAaaattttacatttattagATGGTTATGTTTAACAGATTGTTTATTAGTTTGCTTTTTTGATGAacaattaatattaaatagtTTAATATGTCAACAAATTAATACATTAATACAATTAGgttttatttctttctCTTCACCTAATAATTTGTCATGTCTAGTTAGAAATAGTTTAATGAATGGAGTACAATGGAGTGGTTATTGTGGTAGTGCTCTTCTAAATACAACAACCaatttttcatcattaactaataatatattttgtgaAACCCATAACTCGATGACTTATGAATCTTTAGATCCCTACACCAAGTTGGTTATTCAAGTACCAGAAGAAActataagaaatatatcGAAGGAGATGAAAATACCTCTAGATGAgttgataatataa